TCAAGATCGACCACGGCTACGGTTACCGCACCCTCTACGGGCACATGTCCAAGATCCTGGTCAAGCGCGGGCAGACCGTCGAGCGCGGTCAGGTGATCGGCAAGGTGGGCAGCACCGGCCGTTCCAGCGGCCCCCACGTCCACTACTCCGTCTACGTCTGGGGCAAGGCCGTCAACCCGGTCCCCTACCTCAAGGCCCCCAGCTACGCAAACCGGTAAACTACACACTATGTTCGGTCGCAAACCCTCCCCCCAACCCAAGCCGGGCGGTTCCTCCCAGGCCCCCACCTTCGTCGCCTCGGGCACGCAGATCCACGGCGACCTCAAGGCCAAGGGCCCTGTCCGCGTGGACGGCGTGATCCTCGGCTCCCTGCTCATCGACGGCGATCTGGAGATCGCCCCGGGCGGCCGCATCGAGGGCGAAGAGGTGCGGGCGCGCAACATCCTGGTCAACGGCGAGGTGCGGGCCAAGATCATCGCCGACGGCAAACTGACCCTGACCAAACGCGCCCGCGTGGAGGGCGACGTCGTGGCCAAGGCGCTCGACATCGAGGCGGGCGCGACCTTCGTCGGACGCAGCGTGACCGGCGACGGCAAGCAGCTCCCTCCGACGATCACCTCGGAGACCCCGCCCAAGGGCAAGCAGCCACCCGCTAAGGAGGATTAATGGCCCTGGACCGGCTGTTCCGCCGCCGCCGGACGCGGGGAGGCGGACGCGACGTACCCGAGCTCTGGCTCAAGTGCCCCGCCTGCGAGGCGCAGATCTACAAGAAGGACCTCGAGGCCAACCTGATGGTCTGCCCCGAGTGCGGGTACCACTTCCGCATGGACGTGGTGGAGCGGGTGCGTCTGCTGGCCGACGAGGGCAGCTTCGAGCCGACGACGGGGCACGTCCTGCCGGAGGACCCGCTGCGTTTTCGCGACACCGAGCCCTACGCCGAGCGCCTGGCCCGCTACCAGCAGAAGACGGGCCGCCCCGACGCCATCTACGGCGGCACCTGCACCGTGGGCCGCGTGCCGGCGGTGCTGCTGGCCATGGACTACGCCTTCGCCGGGGGCTCGATGGGCTCGGTCGTCGGCGAGGAGATCGCGCGCGGCGCCGAACGGGCCGCGTCCGAGGGCCGCGCCCTGGTGATCGTCGCCGCCTCGGGCGGGGCGCGCATGCAGGAGGCCGCGCTCTCGCTGATGCAGATGGCCAAGACCACGATGGCGCTGGACCGCCTTTGGGAGCGCCGCCTGCCGTACGTCTCCATCCTTACCGACCCCACGACCGGAGGAGTGACGGCCAGCTTCGCCACCCTGGCCGACGTCGTCCTCGCCGAACCGGGCGCGCTCATCGGCTTCGCCGGGCCGCGCGTCATCAAGCAGACGATCCGCCAGGACCTCCCCGAGGGCTTCCAGCGTTCCGAGTTCCTTCTCCAGCACGGCCTGCTCGACCGGGTGGTGCCAAGGTCCGAGCTGAAGGCCACGCTGGCGCGGATCCTCCGCCTCCTGCACCCCGAAGGAGCCCAGGCCGATGGCGCTTGAGTTTGAACAGCCGATCCTCGAACTGGAATCGCGCATCCGCGAGCTGCGGGAGTACGCCCAGGAGAAGGGCGTCGACCTGAGCGACGAGATCGCGCTGCTGGAGCAGAAGCTCGAGCGGCTGCAGAAGGAG
This genomic stretch from Oceanithermus profundus DSM 14977 harbors:
- a CDS encoding bactofilin family protein; the encoded protein is MFGRKPSPQPKPGGSSQAPTFVASGTQIHGDLKAKGPVRVDGVILGSLLIDGDLEIAPGGRIEGEEVRARNILVNGEVRAKIIADGKLTLTKRARVEGDVVAKALDIEAGATFVGRSVTGDGKQLPPTITSETPPKGKQPPAKED
- the accD gene encoding acetyl-CoA carboxylase, carboxyltransferase subunit beta — translated: MALDRLFRRRRTRGGGRDVPELWLKCPACEAQIYKKDLEANLMVCPECGYHFRMDVVERVRLLADEGSFEPTTGHVLPEDPLRFRDTEPYAERLARYQQKTGRPDAIYGGTCTVGRVPAVLLAMDYAFAGGSMGSVVGEEIARGAERAASEGRALVIVAASGGARMQEAALSLMQMAKTTMALDRLWERRLPYVSILTDPTTGGVTASFATLADVVLAEPGALIGFAGPRVIKQTIRQDLPEGFQRSEFLLQHGLLDRVVPRSELKATLARILRLLHPEGAQADGA